ACTGATCGACGACTTCGAGGAGTTCTACCGCAACTACTACCGCAACGACATCGGCGACCTCGCCCAGAAATACCCCAACGAGCGGCGCTCGCTGTTCATCGACTGGGGCGACCTCTACCGGTTCGACTCGGACCTCGCCGACGATTATCGCTCTCAACCTGACCAGTTACAGGAATACGCCGAGGAAGCACTCAGACTCTACGACCTCCCCGTGGACGTTGGTCTCGGGCGCGCACACGTCCGTATCCGTGGCCTCGACGAGGCGACCGAGATCCGCGAGATCCGGGCGCGCCATCGTGGGCAGTTGCTCGCCGTACAGGGCATCGTGCGCAAAGCCACGGACGTCCGCCCGAAGATCACCGAGGCGGCCTTCGAGTGCCAGCGCTGTGGCACACTTACCAGAATACCACAGACCGGCGGCGACTTCCAGGAGCCACACGAGTGCCAGGGCTGTGAACGGCAGGGACCGTTCAACATCAACTTCGACCAGTCGGAGTTCGTCGATGCCCAGAAGCTCAGGGTTCAGGAGAGTCCCGAGGGACTGCGCGGCGGCGAAACCCCCCAAAACATCGACGTGCATATCGAAGACGACATCACGGGCGACGTGACGGCGGGCGACCACGTCCGCGTCACCGGAATCTTGCATCTCGACCAGCAGGAGACGGGGCGAGATGCCTCGCCGATGTTCGACCTGTTCATGGACGGTGTGACAGTCGAAATCGAGGACGAGCAGTTCGAGGACATGGACATCTCGGAGGCCGACAAGCGCGCCATCGTCGAACTCTCGACGGAAGAGGACATCTACGAGCAGATGGTCGGCTCCATCGCACCCTCGATTTACGGCTACGAAGAGGCGAAGCTCGCCATGATTCTCCAGCTCTTTTCGGGCGTCGCCAAACACCTTCCGGACGGTTCGCGCATCCGGGGTGACCTCCACATGCTGCTCATCGGCGACCCCGGTACCGGGAAGTCCGTCATGCTCCAGTACATCAGAAACATCGCGCCACGGTCGGTTTACACCTCAGGGAAAGGCTCGTCGAGTGCGGGGCTGACGGCGGCCGCAGTACGCGACGACTTCGGCGACGGCCAGCAGTGGACGCTCGAAGCCGGTGCGCTCGTGCTCGCCGACCAGGGCATCGCGGCGGTCGACGAGTTGGACAAGATGCGGCCCGAAGACCGCTCGGCGATGCACGAGGCGCTCGAACAGCAGACCATCTCGGTCTCGAAGGCCGGTATCAACGCCACACTCAAATCCAGATGCTCGCTGCTCGGCGCGGCCAACCCCAAATATGGACGATTCGACCAATACGAGTCTATCGGCGAACAGATCGACCTCGAACCCGCACTCATCTCGCGGTTCGACCTCATCTTCACGGTGACCGACGACCCAGACCCCGAGCGCGACAAGGACCTCGCCGAGCACATCCTGCGGACGAATTATGCAGGTGAACTCCATACGCAACGAACTGAACAGACCGCCGCGAACGTCAGCCAGTCGGAAGTCGACGCCGTCACCGACACGGTGGCCCCGGCCATCGAGCCCGATTTGCTCAGGAAGTACATCGCCTACGCCCAGCGCAACTGTTTCCCGACGATGACCGAGGAGGCCAAGGAGGCCATCAGTGACTTCTACGTCGACCTCCGAGCGGAAGGCTCCGACGACGACGCGCCCGTGCCGGTGACCGCGAGAAAACTCGAAGCGCTCGTCAGGTTGGGCGAGGCTTCGGCGCGGGTTCGGCTTGCCGATACTGTCGAACTGGAGGACGCCGAGCGCGTCATCGAGATCGTTCGCTCGTGCCTCAAGGACATCGGCGTCGATCCCGAAACCGGCGAGTTCGACGCCGACATCGTCGAAACCGGCACCTCGAAAACACAGCGCGACAGGATCAAGAACGTCAAGGCGCTCATCGCAGACATCGAGAGCGAGTACGATTCGGGTGCGCCGGTCGAGGAGGTGCTCGACCGCGCCGAGGAGACGGGCATGGAGCGCTCGAAGGCCGAACACGAAATCGAGAAACTCAGGCGACAGGGCGAGGTCTACGAGCCACAGACCGACCACCTGCGGACGACCTAACTGGACTCTCCACAACCTACTCCTGCAGATCGTAGTACGTCGCGCGCAGCGTCACCGGCGTCACGCCGGCAGCGTCGGCGGCGGCCTGCTGGGTCAGCGAGTGCTCGCGTTCGGACGCGGCGGTGTAGAGACAGGCCGCGGCGACACCGCTCGGGTTGCGACCGCTGGTCAGTCCGTTCTCGTGACACCGTTCGACGAGGGTGCGCGCTCGGGTCTCGATGTCAGACGGGAGACCGAGTCGACTCGCGAAGCGAGCGAGATACTCCGCGGGATCGATGGGTCCCGTCGGGAGGCCCAGCTCACGATTGAGGGCATCGTAGGCGGCGGTGAGTTCGTCGCGGGTGGCCTTTGCGACCGCGCTGATTTCGGCGAGCGTGCGCGAGACGGCGTCGGTGCGACAGACCGCATAGACGGCCGCGGCGGCGAATCCTTCGAGCGACCGTCCGCGCAGGAGATCCGAGTCCTGTGCCGACTCGAACAGCACGCAGGCGCGGTCGCGGATCGACTCCGAGAGGCCGAGCGCGCCGACCAGCCGTCGCACTTCGGTGAAGGCGTAGACGCGATTGCGCTCGGCGCGCGAGGAGATCCTGGCGCGATTGTGCTGGCGGCGAAGCCGGGCGAACAGCCGGCGTTTCCGCCCGGTGAGACGTGTCGAACGCCCGATCTCCGTCGAGAGGCCGCGGTCGTGGCGCGAGCGGGTCAGCGGTGCGCCCGTTCGTTTTCTGTTCGGACCGTCGTCGAACGAGCGCCACTCGGGGCCCGGATCGACGCGGTCCTCGGCGACGACGAGTCCACAGCCAGCACAGAACGTCTCCGCGCCGGCATCGTCCAGCCGCCCACTACATTCCGGGCAGGTCCGCTGCGAATCCATCGTACTGACGATGAAATGCGTGTTATTTAAATTTTTTCCGTAGAGCGAAATTATTAACGAACAGTTGCGATAATTCCATAAATATTCACTCGATGTATGGTGACGAAACGGGTGTGGTGATTCGCGGTCGGAACGTTACCGGGCGTCGCGGACGTCCTCGGCGATGGCGTCGAGATCGTCCTCGGTGAGGTCGGGTCGGTCGCCGGCGACGGCGTGGATCGGCGCGCCGC
This region of Halococcus sediminicola genomic DNA includes:
- a CDS encoding transcription initiation factor IIB codes for the protein MDSQRTCPECSGRLDDAGAETFCAGCGLVVAEDRVDPGPEWRSFDDGPNRKRTGAPLTRSRHDRGLSTEIGRSTRLTGRKRRLFARLRRQHNRARISSRAERNRVYAFTEVRRLVGALGLSESIRDRACVLFESAQDSDLLRGRSLEGFAAAAVYAVCRTDAVSRTLAEISAVAKATRDELTAAYDALNRELGLPTGPIDPAEYLARFASRLGLPSDIETRARTLVERCHENGLTSGRNPSGVAAACLYTAASEREHSLTQQAAADAAGVTPVTLRATYYDLQE
- a CDS encoding minichromosome maintenance protein MCM — protein: MARAENAELIDDFEEFYRNYYRNDIGDLAQKYPNERRSLFIDWGDLYRFDSDLADDYRSQPDQLQEYAEEALRLYDLPVDVGLGRAHVRIRGLDEATEIREIRARHRGQLLAVQGIVRKATDVRPKITEAAFECQRCGTLTRIPQTGGDFQEPHECQGCERQGPFNINFDQSEFVDAQKLRVQESPEGLRGGETPQNIDVHIEDDITGDVTAGDHVRVTGILHLDQQETGRDASPMFDLFMDGVTVEIEDEQFEDMDISEADKRAIVELSTEEDIYEQMVGSIAPSIYGYEEAKLAMILQLFSGVAKHLPDGSRIRGDLHMLLIGDPGTGKSVMLQYIRNIAPRSVYTSGKGSSSAGLTAAAVRDDFGDGQQWTLEAGALVLADQGIAAVDELDKMRPEDRSAMHEALEQQTISVSKAGINATLKSRCSLLGAANPKYGRFDQYESIGEQIDLEPALISRFDLIFTVTDDPDPERDKDLAEHILRTNYAGELHTQRTEQTAANVSQSEVDAVTDTVAPAIEPDLLRKYIAYAQRNCFPTMTEEAKEAISDFYVDLRAEGSDDDAPVPVTARKLEALVRLGEASARVRLADTVELEDAERVIEIVRSCLKDIGVDPETGEFDADIVETGTSKTQRDRIKNVKALIADIESEYDSGAPVEEVLDRAEETGMERSKAEHEIEKLRRQGEVYEPQTDHLRTT